One window from the genome of Leucobacter aridicollis encodes:
- a CDS encoding SRPBCC family protein has product MGKLSAAAATMHTLSMTAMEEASRLGARDTDIDHLFVALVASEQAAGQVLRALGVTLHGARQAIADQHAEDLRAFGIDMAPPQPGPIVFNETGGYEWTSRAGKVLNSVSEKNSDGSATAVLRALIDEPSGFISGVLMRLGVDPLEVRERLEAAARIPDFGGGADGAETVDWAGIGQAGSPRRTAAPGEAPLGRSPGVRPHGQATPKALARAVTGFVPAPPNAVWELLANPGRMPEWEEMLESVDPASISPQPSPGAMPEIGATWEGRGRTHAPDGKPLRTRASLNRIAFELVEASEPARVAWRLSFPDEPNANTRLLEIQLEHAAGGTAIRARIAWERSVARRSLQGWALRPVTRMLLWLQATKIVGGVSRVFRSA; this is encoded by the coding sequence ATGGGGAAGTTGAGCGCGGCCGCCGCGACGATGCACACCCTCTCGATGACAGCGATGGAGGAGGCTTCCAGGCTTGGCGCCCGCGACACTGACATCGACCACTTGTTCGTCGCACTCGTTGCGAGCGAGCAGGCGGCCGGGCAGGTGTTGCGCGCACTCGGAGTGACGCTTCACGGAGCGCGGCAGGCGATCGCCGACCAGCACGCAGAAGACCTGCGCGCCTTCGGCATCGACATGGCGCCCCCACAGCCCGGGCCTATTGTCTTCAACGAAACCGGTGGCTACGAGTGGACCTCGCGAGCGGGCAAGGTGCTGAACAGCGTGTCCGAGAAGAACTCAGACGGTAGCGCAACCGCCGTCCTGCGTGCCCTCATTGACGAGCCGAGTGGCTTCATCTCCGGGGTCCTGATGAGGCTTGGCGTAGACCCACTGGAGGTCCGAGAACGCCTCGAAGCCGCGGCGCGCATCCCTGACTTCGGCGGGGGTGCCGATGGCGCTGAGACTGTTGACTGGGCTGGCATCGGGCAGGCCGGTTCTCCTCGCCGCACCGCTGCACCGGGGGAGGCCCCGCTGGGCCGAAGTCCCGGGGTCAGACCGCATGGCCAGGCCACTCCGAAGGCGCTCGCCCGGGCGGTCACCGGCTTCGTCCCGGCACCGCCGAACGCAGTGTGGGAGCTACTGGCTAACCCCGGCCGAATGCCCGAGTGGGAGGAGATGCTCGAGTCTGTCGACCCGGCGTCTATCAGCCCGCAGCCCAGCCCCGGTGCCATGCCCGAGATCGGCGCAACGTGGGAGGGGAGGGGGCGAACGCACGCGCCTGACGGCAAGCCCCTCCGCACGCGAGCATCGCTGAACCGGATCGCTTTCGAGCTCGTCGAGGCCTCCGAGCCGGCCCGCGTTGCCTGGCGCCTTAGCTTTCCTGACGAACCAAACGCCAATACGCGGCTGCTCGAAATTCAGCTTGAACACGCGGCCGGCGGAACGGCAATTCGGGCACGCATCGCCTGGGAACGTAGCGTCGCGCGGCGGTCGCTGCAAGGATGGGCGTTGCGGCCTGTGACGCGCATGCTGTTGTGGCTGCAGGCGACGAAGATCGTTGGAGGCGTGAGCCGGGTCTTTCGGTCTGCTTAG
- a CDS encoding inositol monophosphatase family protein has translation MPQQPSSPSADLEFALELADLADSISLPRFRAADLRIDTKPDRTFVTDADKAVEDALRARIEAERPEDGFFGEESGREDKGTRRWILDPIDGTSNFLRGVPNWATLIALEVDGTQTVGVVSAPGFGMRWWAEIGGGAWGQEVGKDSRQLHVSGVSDLEHASLSFQSIEQWRLAGYLDSLLALEQATWRDRAYGDMWSYMLLAEGLVDIVAEFDVKPYDLAALVPIVTEAGGRFTDIEGNETAWNGSSLATNGHLHDAVITTVAAARK, from the coding sequence ATGCCACAGCAGCCCTCATCCCCGTCCGCCGATCTCGAGTTCGCGCTCGAGCTCGCAGATCTTGCGGACTCGATCTCACTCCCCCGGTTCCGGGCGGCAGACCTACGTATCGATACCAAGCCTGATCGCACGTTCGTGACCGACGCCGACAAGGCAGTCGAGGATGCTCTCCGGGCGCGAATCGAAGCAGAGCGGCCCGAGGACGGGTTCTTCGGCGAGGAGTCCGGTCGCGAAGACAAAGGCACACGCCGGTGGATCCTCGACCCGATCGACGGCACCTCCAACTTCCTGCGCGGCGTGCCAAACTGGGCGACGCTCATCGCCCTCGAGGTCGACGGCACACAGACAGTCGGCGTGGTCTCGGCACCCGGCTTCGGCATGCGCTGGTGGGCAGAGATCGGCGGTGGCGCCTGGGGCCAGGAGGTCGGGAAGGATTCTCGCCAGCTGCACGTCTCCGGGGTGAGCGACCTTGAACACGCCTCGCTGAGCTTCCAGTCAATCGAACAGTGGCGGCTCGCCGGCTACCTTGACTCGCTTCTCGCGCTCGAACAGGCGACCTGGCGCGACCGCGCGTACGGCGACATGTGGTCGTACATGCTGCTCGCAGAAGGGCTCGTCGACATTGTCGCCGAGTTCGACGTCAAACCCTACGACCTCGCGGCCCTCGTGCCCATCGTCACCGAGGCGGGCGGGCGCTTCACCGATATCGAGGGGAACGAGACCGCCTGGAACGGCAGCTCGCTCGCCACGAACGGCCATCTTCACGATGCGGTAATCACGACCGTTGCTGCGGCCAGGAAGTAA
- a CDS encoding ABC transporter ATP-binding protein has protein sequence MLLQIENLSLSFAGDDGPIRVLRGVSLNVDRGELVGLVGESGSGKSTTVRAALRLYGDEAELGGSVRIDGQEMLGADPATLRRVRADDTALVQQDPRAALNPVRRVGDSLAERLIRVHGRPRAEAHDTVRELLTAVGLTHPERRMRQYPHEMSGGMLQRVVIAGALSTHPSLIFADEATSALDVTTQAEVIAIVQRQIRERGLGVLFITHDLHLAAAICDRVHVLKHGEIVESLAGDRLFADATHPYTRSLIAAAPTMTRGSAA, from the coding sequence ATGCTGCTGCAGATCGAAAACCTATCATTGAGCTTCGCGGGCGACGACGGCCCGATCCGCGTGCTACGCGGGGTGAGCCTCAACGTCGACCGCGGCGAACTCGTCGGCCTCGTCGGCGAGTCCGGCTCCGGGAAATCAACAACCGTTCGTGCCGCGCTCCGCCTGTACGGGGATGAAGCCGAGCTGGGCGGAAGCGTGCGGATCGACGGCCAGGAGATGCTCGGCGCCGACCCAGCGACGCTCAGGCGCGTGCGCGCCGACGACACCGCGCTCGTGCAGCAGGATCCCCGTGCCGCGCTGAACCCCGTGCGCCGCGTGGGGGATTCGCTCGCCGAGCGACTCATCCGCGTGCACGGACGACCCCGCGCCGAAGCTCACGACACCGTGCGAGAGCTGCTCACCGCGGTCGGGCTCACCCACCCCGAACGCCGAATGCGGCAGTATCCGCACGAGATGTCAGGCGGCATGCTGCAGCGCGTCGTCATTGCCGGTGCGCTGAGCACGCACCCCTCGCTTATCTTCGCCGACGAAGCCACGAGTGCGCTCGACGTGACGACCCAGGCCGAGGTCATCGCGATCGTGCAACGCCAGATTCGCGAGCGCGGCCTCGGGGTGCTGTTTATCACTCACGATCTGCACCTTGCCGCGGCAATCTGCGACCGGGTGCACGTGCTCAAGCACGGCGAAATCGTTGAATCGCTCGCTGGCGACCGTCTCTTCGCCGACGCAACACACCCGTACACGCGCTCGCTCATTGCCGCGGCGCCAACGATGACGCGAGGGAGCGCCGCATGA
- a CDS encoding MurR/RpiR family transcriptional regulator gives MEAFVTTDTENPGLTRLRARIAERWDSLSRAERAVCATLTGSSSEHLLYASAADLGTESRTSNATVIRTLQSLGYAGLSELKQEVAAPFTTAVAPEVRLKQRIEYLGQNLATIQQEVWKEAESLLSLAAQGNTDADYSAAIDVLIHARAVYCYGLGASGIAAEHLALRLRRTGVSTRRLTVDGFRLADELLGLGAHDAIAVFAPGRVTRDIEAILDRANQVGAKTLLVTDELRQTLADRVTATLAAPHTPTGITAEGLIGILIADVLVQGIVAVGPDKALVASQELNELRAQLGY, from the coding sequence ATGGAAGCCTTTGTAACAACCGATACGGAAAATCCGGGCCTCACTCGGCTGCGCGCGCGCATCGCCGAACGCTGGGACAGCCTCTCTCGCGCGGAACGAGCAGTGTGCGCGACGCTCACCGGATCCTCGTCGGAACACCTGCTCTACGCGAGCGCCGCCGATCTCGGCACGGAGTCGCGCACATCGAACGCGACGGTCATCCGCACGTTGCAGTCACTCGGCTACGCGGGCCTCTCCGAGCTCAAGCAGGAGGTTGCGGCACCGTTCACCACCGCCGTCGCGCCCGAGGTGCGGCTCAAACAGCGCATCGAATACCTCGGCCAGAATCTCGCCACGATCCAGCAGGAGGTGTGGAAAGAGGCAGAGTCGCTCCTCTCCCTCGCCGCGCAGGGGAACACTGACGCCGACTACTCAGCCGCGATCGACGTGCTCATCCACGCGCGCGCGGTGTATTGCTACGGTCTCGGCGCGTCGGGTATCGCCGCCGAGCATCTTGCGCTGCGGCTCCGCCGTACCGGCGTCTCGACGAGGCGGCTGACAGTCGACGGTTTCCGCCTTGCCGACGAGTTGCTTGGCCTCGGAGCGCACGACGCCATCGCGGTGTTCGCGCCGGGACGCGTCACCCGGGACATCGAGGCAATCCTCGACCGGGCCAACCAGGTCGGGGCCAAGACGCTTCTCGTGACCGACGAGCTCAGACAAACCCTGGCGGATCGGGTTACCGCAACCCTCGCGGCGCCCCATACCCCGACCGGGATCACCGCGGAGGGCCTCATCGGCATCCTCATCGCTGACGTCCTCGTCCAGGGAATCGTCGCAGTGGGACCAGACAAGGCCCTCGTGGCGTCCCAGGAGCTCAACGAGCTCCGCGCACAACTCGGGTACTAG
- a CDS encoding C45 family autoproteolytic acyltransferase/hydolase — MPIRTIEISGTPRERGRQYGKAAADLIEGAIGYYEAALTQQTGMSWAAITDSVKRWLPVCEQHAPHLVEEMQGIADGSGRSFEEILTLNVRGEFVYNHQSGRAAQVPTADPTDDERDQADGCTSFFLTGAASGTGHTLVGQNWDWRTLTADTTLIVRIVQDPLPTVIMQVEAGQVGRHGANSAGIALNANGLGGSFGNDIGLPQTLIRRLVLDSSELAAALKILVKVRPHIASNALLAHRSGYGIDLETTPEGVDWIFPEDGRIAHTNHFQASVPPQLAGKYRPVSADSLLRLPRVTAGLAAVAAATTPAESAELVRAAMSDHLGFPEGVCTHPNPEAPPLKQWSTLLSSCVNLTTGEYLIAAGFPCETPYVALPWNLYDGPRFDDAGPGTARPTTRSH; from the coding sequence ATGCCCATCCGCACGATTGAAATCAGCGGCACGCCGCGTGAGCGCGGACGCCAATACGGGAAGGCCGCTGCCGATCTCATCGAAGGCGCGATCGGCTACTACGAGGCGGCGCTCACCCAGCAGACCGGGATGAGCTGGGCGGCAATCACCGACTCGGTGAAGCGGTGGCTGCCAGTGTGCGAGCAGCATGCGCCACACCTCGTCGAGGAGATGCAGGGCATCGCGGACGGCTCTGGCCGCAGCTTCGAGGAGATCCTGACGCTGAACGTGCGCGGAGAGTTCGTCTACAACCACCAGTCCGGCCGGGCCGCGCAGGTGCCCACGGCCGATCCGACCGACGACGAGCGCGATCAGGCGGACGGCTGCACTTCGTTCTTCCTCACCGGCGCAGCGTCGGGCACCGGGCACACCCTCGTTGGGCAAAATTGGGACTGGCGCACCCTCACCGCCGACACCACCCTCATCGTGCGCATTGTGCAGGATCCACTTCCGACCGTCATCATGCAGGTCGAAGCCGGGCAGGTCGGTCGGCACGGCGCGAACTCCGCGGGCATCGCCCTGAACGCGAATGGTCTCGGCGGTAGCTTCGGCAACGATATCGGCCTGCCGCAGACACTCATTCGCAGGCTCGTGCTCGACAGCTCCGAGCTCGCCGCCGCGCTCAAGATCCTCGTGAAGGTGCGGCCGCACATTGCCAGCAACGCGCTGCTCGCGCACCGCAGCGGGTACGGGATCGACCTCGAGACGACCCCGGAGGGCGTCGACTGGATCTTCCCCGAGGACGGCCGCATCGCGCACACGAATCACTTCCAAGCGTCCGTGCCGCCCCAACTCGCAGGCAAGTACCGGCCAGTGTCGGCGGACTCGCTCCTGCGGCTACCGCGGGTGACCGCGGGTCTCGCCGCTGTCGCCGCAGCGACGACGCCAGCAGAGAGCGCAGAGCTCGTCCGGGCGGCGATGTCGGATCACCTCGGGTTCCCCGAGGGTGTCTGCACCCATCCGAACCCCGAGGCGCCGCCGCTGAAGCAATGGTCGACGCTGCTCTCGAGCTGCGTGAACCTCACGACGGGGGAGTACCTTATCGCCGCGGGCTTCCCGTGCGAGACCCCGTATGTCGCGCTGCCGTGGAACCTCTACGACGGCCCCCGATTCGACGATGCCGGACCCGGCACCGCCCGCCCCACAACTCGTTCTCACTAA
- a CDS encoding DUF3054 domain-containing protein — MTTPDSAPVARPASAAMVAGAFALDAILIVVFAAIGRESHAREATLFGPLETAWPFLAGLTISWLLAAAWRRPAAILRTGLPIWIGTVALGMLFRALTGQGTALPFVIVATLTVSAFLLGWRLIALLISRARSRGRSPS; from the coding sequence GTGACAACCCCAGACTCAGCCCCAGTTGCACGACCCGCGTCCGCCGCTATGGTTGCCGGCGCGTTCGCGCTCGACGCGATCCTCATCGTCGTGTTCGCCGCGATCGGACGTGAGAGCCACGCCCGCGAGGCGACGCTGTTCGGCCCGCTCGAGACCGCCTGGCCATTTCTCGCGGGGCTCACGATCAGCTGGCTTCTCGCGGCAGCATGGCGGCGCCCAGCCGCGATCCTGCGCACCGGGCTTCCCATCTGGATCGGCACGGTCGCCCTCGGAATGCTGTTCCGCGCGCTCACAGGCCAAGGAACGGCGTTGCCGTTTGTGATCGTCGCGACCCTGACAGTGTCAGCCTTCCTGCTCGGCTGGCGGCTCATCGCGCTCCTCATCTCGCGGGCGCGGTCACGCGGCAGATCGCCAAGCTAA
- a CDS encoding TspO/MBR family protein has protein sequence MTQHPPVQRQAATSIALLAVVALVAFLGSQATIPNTEGWYAEATKVPWNPPNSVFGPAWSVLYVLIAAAGWLVWRSGWRASAPNAARTSLTLFTVQLVLNAAWTPVFFAGYPVVGEAAWWVALAIMVALVGFVIAFAFSAAQWSKVAAWLMVPYLLWLLFATSLNIGIIALN, from the coding sequence ATGACCCAGCATCCCCCAGTTCAGCGTCAGGCGGCTACCAGCATTGCATTGCTCGCCGTTGTCGCCCTCGTAGCCTTCCTCGGGTCACAAGCGACCATCCCCAACACCGAGGGTTGGTACGCGGAGGCGACGAAGGTCCCGTGGAACCCGCCGAACAGTGTCTTCGGCCCGGCATGGTCCGTCCTCTACGTGCTCATCGCCGCAGCGGGGTGGCTCGTCTGGCGCAGCGGGTGGCGCGCCAGCGCGCCGAACGCCGCACGCACATCACTCACGCTCTTCACCGTCCAGCTCGTGCTGAACGCCGCCTGGACCCCGGTGTTCTTTGCCGGGTATCCAGTGGTCGGCGAGGCGGCCTGGTGGGTTGCGCTCGCCATCATGGTCGCGCTCGTCGGGTTCGTCATCGCCTTTGCATTTTCGGCCGCACAGTGGTCGAAGGTGGCGGCCTGGCTCATGGTGCCCTACCTGCTGTGGCTGCTCTTCGCGACGTCGTTGAACATTGGGATCATCGCACTCAACTGA
- a CDS encoding ABC transporter permease, translating into MTALLPPRLRKRTARQSSPFSFWLSAGFLAVVALVAVLGRFLAPYAPEEIDFAALWGSPSAAHLLGTDQMGRDLLSRIMTGTADTLVGPIVLLAIATVLGVTIGMLAAWRGGWVDTVLARITDVMFAFPGLLFVVLVIAVFGKGPVTAVVALALAYTPVIAKFTRSLALSEISKAYIDAYRTQGMGGLAICVRGVVPNLLPPLVGYLVVLFGEALMSIATLSFLGFGAQPPSSEWGLMVQEGQAGIVQGHFLPTLIPGAAIALVVIAVNVVGVRIADRLLARK; encoded by the coding sequence ATGACCGCGCTCCTCCCTCCACGGCTCCGCAAGCGCACCGCGCGGCAGAGCAGCCCGTTCTCGTTCTGGCTGTCGGCGGGCTTTCTCGCGGTTGTCGCCCTCGTCGCGGTGCTTGGCCGATTCCTCGCGCCCTACGCGCCCGAGGAGATTGATTTTGCCGCACTCTGGGGCTCACCGTCCGCGGCCCACCTGCTCGGCACCGACCAGATGGGACGAGATCTGCTGTCGCGCATCATGACGGGCACCGCAGATACGCTCGTTGGGCCGATTGTGCTGCTCGCGATCGCGACCGTGCTCGGCGTCACGATCGGCATGCTGGCCGCGTGGCGCGGCGGCTGGGTCGACACGGTGCTCGCCCGCATCACCGACGTGATGTTCGCGTTTCCTGGGCTGCTCTTCGTCGTTCTCGTGATCGCTGTCTTCGGCAAAGGCCCGGTCACGGCGGTGGTCGCGCTCGCCCTCGCGTACACGCCGGTGATCGCGAAGTTCACGAGATCCCTCGCGTTGAGTGAGATCTCGAAGGCGTACATCGACGCCTACCGCACCCAGGGAATGGGCGGGCTCGCGATCTGCGTCCGCGGGGTCGTTCCGAACCTGCTGCCGCCGCTCGTCGGCTACCTCGTCGTGCTGTTCGGGGAGGCGCTCATGAGCATCGCGACCCTGAGCTTCCTCGGCTTCGGCGCGCAGCCGCCGAGCTCCGAATGGGGTCTGATGGTGCAGGAAGGACAGGCCGGAATCGTGCAGGGACACTTCCTGCCGACGCTCATCCCAGGTGCCGCGATCGCCCTCGTCGTGATCGCGGTGAACGTTGTCGGTGTTCGCATCGCAGACCGGCTGCTGGCAAGAAAGTAG
- a CDS encoding ABC transporter permease yields the protein MPHAIRKLAGMLVTLVIASFIIFAAMFAAPGDPVTFLIGNPENMTPERIASVRAQYHLDQPMLAQYWHWASGALTGNFGESFKYHQPVADIMAARIPTTLSLVAYAAVLLVIFGIGLGVVAAVRRRTAVDSLIVSGTTLAASIPSFVLGIALVALFSVQLRWFPVAGIGSGGVGAQLYHLTLPALTLAITALAIVSRVTRQTMIEQFTSEHVEAARATGLRERFIVRDHVLRNAWGPIITMVALVIASMIAGTVAVETVFGLSGVGSLLVDAINTHDFPVVQAVLLFMVVAYMIVTTVVDLLLPVLDPRISAKVATR from the coding sequence ATGCCCCACGCAATCCGTAAGCTCGCCGGCATGCTTGTCACGCTGGTGATCGCTTCCTTCATCATCTTCGCTGCGATGTTTGCGGCGCCGGGTGACCCCGTCACATTCCTGATCGGGAACCCCGAAAACATGACCCCGGAGCGGATTGCGAGCGTCCGGGCCCAGTACCACCTGGACCAGCCGATGCTGGCGCAGTACTGGCACTGGGCCTCGGGCGCCCTCACCGGAAACTTCGGTGAATCGTTCAAGTACCACCAGCCCGTCGCCGACATCATGGCGGCCCGGATCCCGACCACGCTGTCGCTCGTCGCATACGCCGCGGTGCTGCTTGTCATCTTCGGGATTGGCCTGGGCGTCGTCGCGGCGGTCCGCCGCCGGACCGCCGTCGACTCGCTCATCGTCAGTGGCACGACACTCGCCGCGAGCATCCCATCGTTTGTGCTCGGCATCGCCCTCGTCGCGCTGTTCTCGGTGCAGCTCCGCTGGTTCCCGGTGGCTGGCATCGGCAGCGGCGGCGTCGGGGCGCAGCTCTATCACCTCACACTGCCGGCGCTCACCCTCGCGATCACGGCCCTCGCGATCGTCAGCCGTGTCACGCGACAGACGATGATCGAACAGTTCACGTCCGAGCATGTCGAGGCGGCGCGCGCGACAGGCTTGCGCGAGCGGTTCATCGTGCGCGACCACGTGCTGCGCAATGCCTGGGGTCCGATCATTACCATGGTCGCCCTGGTCATCGCATCGATGATCGCCGGAACCGTCGCCGTCGAGACGGTGTTTGGCCTCTCTGGCGTTGGGTCCCTGCTCGTCGACGCGATTAACACCCACGACTTCCCAGTCGTGCAAGCAGTGCTCCTGTTCATGGTGGTGGCATACATGATCGTGACCACCGTGGTTGACCTGCTGCTTCCAGTGCTCGATCCCCGAATCTCAGCGAAGGTGGCCACGCGATGA
- a CDS encoding ABC transporter substrate-binding protein — MSAKRHQARTLTLAVSAVTLTALALTGCSASGPSSATSDDPAADVPFGPSTPAAAGPLASVTWMLGGEPTTLDADIDATTADDTVLANVCDRLMQVQPDLSLGEGIAESAEWVDDTHVVFTIRQGAEFHDGSPLTTDDVLWSMQRHAAEGAAESDEYGNVVDMQKTGDNEITVTTSQPDAIFVQAMAGDGGIVWNPRVIEAEGDKFGKPGSASACSGPYEVTSWDAGAQLTITKAANYWNPDRAGLVDEIVFRWADESAIVNSLTTGEAQGAFLENAAGAKAFLASDSVGVFQGPSTNAWVLESTAKGALTDERLRQALSLSLNREGIAQSAFGGLAEPWKTPVGAGAWGYEQDAFQAAYEALEGAPAEPSDDDIAAAKALVDEAGAPADPIVVASNGSSAHNVIANALVDAASKIGLSAEILTVPAVQYGDLYSDEALRNQADLWPDEYYISKNDPIGFYKNGKSDAGVNFVGFTDTEYDALVAEGYAATDDAERAEIAIKLQQKWVDHAVWLPVVATPATLVMSNDVTGVPSSAAFIYYPWAADLGSTEG, encoded by the coding sequence ATGAGCGCGAAACGGCACCAAGCCCGCACTCTCACACTCGCAGTGAGTGCCGTCACACTGACGGCGCTCGCACTGACAGGCTGTTCCGCGAGCGGCCCAAGCTCAGCGACCTCGGACGATCCGGCGGCGGACGTGCCGTTCGGCCCGAGTACCCCGGCGGCGGCAGGGCCGCTCGCCTCGGTGACATGGATGCTCGGCGGTGAGCCGACGACCCTCGACGCGGACATCGACGCGACGACGGCCGACGACACCGTGCTCGCCAACGTCTGCGACAGGCTGATGCAGGTGCAGCCCGACCTGTCGCTCGGCGAGGGCATCGCCGAATCGGCGGAGTGGGTCGACGACACCCACGTCGTCTTCACGATCCGCCAGGGCGCGGAGTTCCATGACGGCAGCCCCCTCACAACCGACGATGTCCTCTGGAGCATGCAGCGCCACGCGGCCGAAGGCGCCGCCGAGTCCGACGAGTACGGCAACGTCGTCGACATGCAGAAGACCGGAGACAACGAGATCACCGTCACGACGAGTCAGCCCGACGCGATCTTCGTGCAGGCGATGGCCGGCGACGGCGGCATCGTGTGGAACCCGCGCGTCATCGAGGCGGAAGGCGACAAGTTCGGTAAGCCGGGCAGCGCCTCCGCATGCAGCGGGCCGTACGAGGTGACGAGCTGGGACGCTGGCGCGCAGCTCACCATCACCAAGGCCGCGAACTACTGGAACCCCGACCGTGCCGGGCTCGTCGACGAGATCGTGTTCCGGTGGGCCGACGAATCTGCAATCGTGAACTCGCTCACGACAGGTGAAGCCCAGGGCGCGTTCCTCGAGAACGCCGCCGGCGCGAAGGCGTTCCTCGCGAGCGACTCGGTCGGCGTCTTCCAGGGCCCATCCACGAACGCGTGGGTACTCGAGTCGACCGCAAAGGGTGCGCTCACCGACGAGCGGCTCCGCCAGGCGCTGTCGCTGTCGCTCAACCGCGAGGGCATCGCACAGTCGGCATTCGGCGGGCTCGCCGAGCCGTGGAAGACCCCCGTTGGCGCGGGTGCCTGGGGCTACGAGCAGGACGCGTTCCAGGCCGCATATGAAGCCCTCGAGGGTGCGCCCGCTGAGCCCAGTGACGACGACATCGCAGCCGCGAAGGCGCTCGTCGACGAGGCCGGTGCACCCGCCGACCCGATCGTCGTCGCCTCGAACGGCTCCTCCGCGCACAACGTCATCGCCAACGCGCTCGTCGACGCGGCGAGCAAGATCGGCCTGAGCGCCGAGATCCTCACCGTCCCCGCCGTGCAGTACGGCGACCTCTACAGTGACGAGGCGCTCCGAAATCAGGCCGACCTCTGGCCCGATGAGTACTACATCTCGAAGAACGACCCGATCGGGTTTTACAAGAACGGCAAGAGCGACGCGGGCGTGAACTTCGTCGGCTTCACTGACACCGAATACGACGCCCTCGTCGCCGAAGGCTACGCGGCAACTGATGACGCCGAGCGCGCCGAGATCGCGATCAAGCTCCAGCAGAAGTGGGTCGACCACGCAGTGTGGCTGCCGGTCGTCGCGACCCCCGCGACGCTCGTCATGTCGAACGATGTCACCGGCGTTCCCTCGTCGGCGGCGTTCATCTACTACCCCTGGGCAGCCGACCTCGGCAGCACGGAGGGCTAA
- a CDS encoding ABC transporter ATP-binding protein — MSLVEVSELHRVFRLGSRGRASAADVTAVNRVSFSIDREESVGLVGESGSGKSTIARILVGLERPDSGEVRLGGVDRLAPARGREARLARARAVQMVFQDPNGSLDRRLTVAETLGRAMRLHGIAVSRADARTRTLALLDRVGLSERHADAKPHELSGGQRQRVAIARALAVEPDLLVLDEAVSALDVSVQAQVLDLLSGIRHDTGVGYLFVSHDLAVIQEVCDRVLVLYRGTVVEEGTTAEVLGAPEHAYTKLLISSTPGPGWDPERVVQDRMSFTQAIALEQV; from the coding sequence ATGAGTCTTGTCGAAGTATCCGAACTGCACCGGGTGTTCAGGCTCGGCAGCAGGGGGCGGGCCTCTGCCGCCGACGTGACCGCGGTGAACCGCGTGAGCTTCTCGATCGACCGGGAAGAATCAGTGGGGCTCGTCGGCGAATCAGGATCAGGTAAGTCAACGATCGCCCGCATCCTTGTGGGCCTCGAACGGCCGGACTCCGGCGAGGTCCGGCTTGGCGGTGTCGATAGGCTCGCGCCAGCGCGGGGTCGCGAGGCGCGGCTCGCGCGCGCCCGTGCGGTGCAGATGGTCTTTCAGGATCCGAACGGCTCACTCGACCGGCGGCTCACCGTGGCCGAGACCCTCGGACGGGCGATGCGCCTGCACGGGATTGCGGTGTCTCGCGCTGACGCGCGCACTCGTACTCTCGCGCTGCTCGATCGTGTTGGCCTGTCCGAGCGCCACGCGGATGCGAAGCCACACGAGCTCTCTGGAGGGCAGCGGCAGCGCGTCGCGATTGCGCGTGCACTCGCCGTCGAGCCCGACCTGCTCGTGCTCGACGAAGCGGTGTCTGCACTCGACGTGTCGGTCCAAGCGCAGGTGCTCGACCTGCTCTCGGGCATTCGGCATGACACTGGCGTTGGGTACCTCTTTGTGAGCCACGACCTCGCGGTCATCCAGGAGGTCTGTGACCGGGTGCTCGTGCTCTACCGCGGGACCGTGGTCGAAGAAGGGACGACAGCCGAGGTGCTTGGGGCACCCGAGCACGCTTACACGAAGCTGCTCATCTCGTCTACGCCTGGCCCCGGCTGGGACCCGGAGCGGGTCGTGCAAGATCGCATGAGCTTCACACAGGCGATAGCGCTCGAGCAGGTCTAG